Proteins from one Deinococcus actinosclerus genomic window:
- a CDS encoding response regulator has translation MPRILVVDDDAAILKLVSVILSRAGHEVRTSTHPVEALDLLKVFTPDLVISDVVMPYMTGLEFLEKIRANDQLAGLPFMLLSSHAERGDVRRGMNLGADDYLPKPFTPQDLTGAIDARLRRAGLSQQNENQMQAKGLGTAQVIWKGSPVTWVSRKALELFFYLLEHKEVTSWEAAEALWPEKDEARASSLFHTTLHRLRRSLSNESVVSTNRRYALASDLNPEYDVQRFELLAAQAEQGSLGLEELRELVAQYGHYLPGTDSPWADDVRARLEQKQLTLLGIAARAATAAGRDRDAAQFHQRALAIDPMSEHDWQGLAKALDTIGDPRARLAAQREAWWAVDLD, from the coding sequence ATGCCCCGCATCCTCGTGGTGGATGACGACGCCGCCATCCTCAAGCTTGTCAGCGTGATCCTGTCCCGCGCCGGACACGAGGTGCGCACCAGCACTCACCCCGTCGAAGCCCTCGACCTGCTGAAAGTCTTCACGCCCGACCTCGTCATCAGCGACGTCGTCATGCCCTACATGACCGGCCTGGAATTCCTGGAGAAGATCCGCGCCAACGACCAGCTCGCCGGCCTCCCCTTCATGCTGCTCTCCAGTCACGCCGAACGGGGCGACGTGCGGCGCGGCATGAACCTTGGCGCGGACGACTACCTGCCCAAACCCTTCACCCCGCAGGACCTCACCGGCGCCATCGACGCCCGGCTGCGCCGCGCCGGCCTGAGCCAGCAGAACGAGAACCAGATGCAGGCCAAGGGCCTCGGCACCGCGCAGGTCATCTGGAAAGGCAGCCCCGTCACCTGGGTCAGCCGCAAGGCGCTCGAACTGTTCTTCTACCTGCTGGAACACAAGGAAGTCACCAGCTGGGAAGCCGCCGAGGCCCTGTGGCCCGAAAAGGACGAGGCGCGCGCCAGCAGCCTCTTCCACACCACCCTGCACCGCCTGCGCCGCAGCCTGAGCAACGAATCGGTCGTCAGCACCAACCGCCGCTACGCCCTGGCCAGCGACCTGAACCCCGAATACGACGTGCAGCGCTTCGAACTGCTCGCCGCGCAGGCCGAACAGGGCAGCCTGGGCCTCGAGGAACTCCGCGAACTCGTCGCGCAGTACGGCCACTACCTCCCCGGCACCGACAGCCCCTGGGCCGACGACGTCCGCGCCCGCCTCGAACAGAAGCAGCTCACGCTCCTCGGCATCGCCGCCCGCGCCGCCACCGCCGCCGGACGCGACCGCGACGCCGCCCAGTTCCACCAGCGCGCGCTGGCCATCGACCCCATGAGCGAACACGACTGGCAGGGCCTCGCCAAGGCGCTCGACACCATCGGCGACCCCCGCGCCCGCCTCGCCGCCCAACGCGAGGCGTGGTGGGCCGTCGACCTCGACTGA
- the alaS gene encoding alanine--tRNA ligase: MTVSLTTAQIREKYLQFFEGKGHLRLPSYSTVAPDPTTLFTVAGMQPFKDQFMGAPAVFDGVANRRVTTAQKCVRVGDIENVGRTRRHLSLFEMMGNFSFGDYFKRDAIHWAWEFLTGAEWMGMDASKMYVTIYKDDEEAFTYWTQEIGLDASHIHRFDADENFWPANAPLEGPNGPCGPCSEIYYDRGPKYGEDTWGDYFQTRESARFLEVWNLVFPQFDRQEPLADGTPVLRDLPFKNIDTGMGLERVASVVQDVPDFYSNDVFAPIVARVAELSGKPYEGEVSVSHRVVAEHLRSVSMILADGTPFSNTGRGYTLRKIMRRAIRHGYLLGFREPTLFQLVPLVVEGMSSAYPELRDNQAKVEASVKAEEERFLKTLEGGIQRLGGLLSGMERGAVLSGQDAFVLYDTYGFPVDLTLEIAEEYGITVDEAGYAESLENAQEIARAGSKYGKSELFGGNQEALEGLARTEFVGYDELSVQADVVALVGAGERLSHLSAGSEATVVLSRTPFYAEGGGEVGDTGRLEWEGGAGIVRDTRKTPQGVFLHDVLVEQGELREGVSVRGVVSGERRATERHHTATHLLHAALRAVLGDGVAQKGSLVAPDRLRFDFSHGSALTAQEIAAVELLVSRWVSANFPVTWQEMPIADAKAAGATALFGEKYGETVRVVRVGGSVEYAGQPVSSMELCGGAHVRRTGDIGAFVILGDENVAAGVRRIEALAGDAATAWVRERLNAAAKVASLLNTGVDGLEARVSGLQTQLKAAEKDVAAVKRQLAEAQMGGTGGAAQTRELGGFRVAALKLAGLEGNELRGAADKLLDQSGADMVVVAGDKGLVVKATKDAVTRGAHAGQLIGKLAAAGGGKGGGRPDMAQAGVTDADAALGALDTAF, from the coding sequence ATGACGGTTTCGCTGACGACGGCGCAGATTCGGGAGAAGTACCTGCAGTTCTTCGAGGGGAAGGGGCACCTGCGGTTGCCGAGCTACAGCACAGTCGCGCCGGATCCGACGACGCTGTTCACGGTGGCGGGCATGCAGCCGTTCAAGGATCAGTTCATGGGCGCCCCGGCGGTGTTCGACGGCGTGGCGAACAGGCGCGTGACGACGGCGCAGAAGTGCGTGCGCGTGGGTGACATCGAGAACGTGGGGCGCACGCGGCGGCACCTGTCGCTGTTCGAGATGATGGGCAACTTCAGCTTCGGGGATTACTTCAAGCGCGACGCGATTCACTGGGCGTGGGAGTTCCTGACCGGGGCCGAGTGGATGGGCATGGACGCCAGCAAGATGTACGTGACCATCTACAAGGACGACGAGGAGGCGTTCACGTACTGGACGCAGGAGATCGGCCTGGATGCCAGCCACATCCACCGCTTCGACGCGGATGAGAACTTCTGGCCGGCGAACGCGCCGCTGGAGGGACCGAACGGGCCGTGCGGGCCGTGCAGCGAGATCTATTACGACCGTGGCCCGAAGTACGGGGAGGACACCTGGGGGGATTACTTCCAGACGCGCGAGAGTGCGCGGTTCCTAGAGGTGTGGAACCTCGTGTTTCCGCAGTTTGACCGGCAGGAGCCGCTGGCGGACGGCACGCCGGTGCTGCGGGATCTGCCGTTCAAGAACATCGATACGGGCATGGGCCTGGAGCGCGTGGCGAGCGTGGTGCAGGACGTGCCGGACTTCTACAGCAACGACGTGTTCGCGCCGATCGTGGCGCGGGTCGCCGAGCTGAGCGGGAAGCCCTACGAGGGTGAGGTGAGCGTGTCGCACCGCGTGGTCGCGGAGCACCTGCGGTCGGTGAGCATGATCCTGGCGGACGGCACGCCGTTCAGCAACACGGGTCGCGGGTACACGCTGCGCAAGATCATGCGCCGCGCGATCCGGCACGGATACCTGCTGGGCTTCCGCGAGCCGACGCTGTTCCAGCTGGTGCCGCTGGTGGTCGAGGGCATGAGCAGTGCGTACCCCGAGCTGCGCGACAACCAGGCGAAGGTGGAGGCGTCCGTGAAGGCCGAGGAGGAACGCTTCCTGAAGACGCTGGAGGGCGGCATCCAGCGTCTGGGCGGGCTGCTGTCGGGCATGGAGCGCGGCGCGGTGCTGTCCGGGCAGGACGCGTTCGTGCTGTACGACACCTACGGCTTCCCGGTGGACCTGACGCTGGAGATCGCGGAGGAGTACGGCATCACGGTGGACGAGGCCGGGTACGCCGAGAGCCTGGAGAACGCGCAGGAGATCGCGCGGGCCGGGAGCAAGTACGGCAAGAGCGAACTGTTCGGCGGGAACCAGGAGGCGCTGGAGGGCCTCGCCCGCACGGAGTTCGTCGGGTACGACGAGCTGAGCGTGCAGGCGGACGTGGTGGCGCTGGTGGGCGCGGGCGAGCGCCTGAGTCACCTGAGTGCCGGGTCGGAGGCGACGGTGGTGCTGTCCCGCACGCCCTTCTACGCCGAGGGTGGCGGTGAGGTGGGCGACACGGGCCGCCTGGAGTGGGAGGGCGGCGCCGGGATCGTGCGCGACACCCGCAAGACCCCGCAGGGCGTGTTCCTGCATGACGTGCTGGTCGAGCAGGGCGAGCTGCGCGAGGGCGTCAGCGTGCGCGGCGTGGTGTCCGGCGAGCGGCGCGCCACCGAACGGCACCACACGGCGACGCACCTGCTGCACGCGGCGCTGCGGGCGGTGCTGGGGGACGGCGTGGCGCAGAAGGGGTCGCTGGTCGCCCCGGATCGTCTGCGCTTCGACTTCTCGCACGGGTCGGCTCTGACCGCGCAGGAGATCGCGGCGGTGGAACTGCTCGTGAGCCGCTGGGTGAGTGCGAACTTCCCCGTAACGTGGCAGGAGATGCCCATCGCGGACGCGAAGGCGGCAGGCGCGACCGCGCTATTCGGCGAGAAGTACGGCGAGACCGTACGCGTCGTGCGGGTGGGCGGCAGCGTGGAGTACGCCGGGCAGCCCGTGAGCAGCATGGAACTGTGCGGCGGGGCGCACGTGCGCCGCACCGGGGACATCGGCGCGTTCGTGATCCTGGGGGATGAGAACGTGGCGGCCGGGGTGCGCCGCATCGAGGCGCTCGCCGGGGACGCCGCGACCGCCTGGGTGCGCGAGCGGCTGAACGCCGCCGCGAAGGTTGCCAGCCTGCTGAACACCGGTGTGGACGGCCTGGAAGCCCGCGTGAGCGGCCTGCAAACCCAGCTGAAAGCGGCTGAGAAGGACGTCGCGGCCGTCAAGCGGCAGTTGGCCGAGGCGCAGATGGGCGGCACGGGCGGCGCGGCGCAGACGCGCGAGCTGGGCGGCTTCCGGGTCGCCGCGCTGAAACTCGCGGGCCTGGAAGGCAACGAGCTGCGCGGCGCGGCCGACAAGCTCCTCGACCAGAGCGGCGCGGACATGGTGGTCGTCGCGGGCGACAAGGGCCTCGTGGTGAAGGCCACGAAGGACGCCGTGACCCGCGGCGCGCACGCCGGTCAGCTGATCGGCAAGCTCGCCGCGGCGGGTGGCGGCAAGGGCGGCGGCCGCCCCGACATGGCGCAGGCGGGCGTGACCGACGCCGACGCCGCGCTGGGCGCGCTGGACACTGCGTTCTGA
- a CDS encoding DUF5724 domain-containing protein — protein MDIQDHLRTFQQPWTPGFDARVAALPAPWPTLIGAHVKGGRDHQERQRLQDELTDALHASTPAERDALAAAFFPQFPALAARTLDALLTRHPYPLGYARRAFRAPGHRLAAAHATHWLWQAWHTTRDYPQPASWFAVHAGLLNPWESQGLGLLLGQAISDGDEEVYQILRDTAGTQHPVARMGRHVPLALLSSTRGDAWTLAEGLLLAAQRQEGLRQVILETVDEASVDAFTRTLRLILGEDLLRFAATLRAACVWFGLNYDVTDLKVVRAHLTRALTFLDDPQAAREAVQGGEGVDAYLALFTLGMRDAVQAAELARTVLTDTDPARRMAAAQFLTAAELLTDDDRRALLTDADLRVAALAGNAVNRWGIGSFPYTFEQFEAYALRLPDSARHDPLLFPWLGHVPARADALDALPALLDWRTLTRMQPHLQHLSSSGKTYLLGRLKSAVTAPDEPVSPQVRALIVQLLQDRNSSVSQTAVEVLTLGQLNPDPTEVEVVHGLLRRKSADLRRGLIRLLAGDPAQAQRSAAALLSGPNTDQRQAGLQLLIETGGTPPADFNAKNVTEATLLARLTEPDTQLTLADGLGLFDPTRLTRPQAPQPRERDYPADVTRGAALLRDLDALLVAHRETPLTGPGWDGQETQLLGNVRPWQLRPGRDGQPMPLWDLWTGWWQGRPDAQDGDLTRLHWALSHFVNRTATTDTELQDELDGNGAQTAASDAAALDDAVLDLLGLDQDGLEDLLADADEDDLAEHQAARTAAETRQDLLRRTLHRTLGPLVTLRLEHPDLARVIVDALYGAHATPLDTDLALDAWETALVYLPRDVQMQTDPLRSWWQEDPRDLLNPITPRGDWRTWTPDQQRRFWALHLHRGAGYPNLPRQRVNTALLLHAHAQGWATTDDLLDTLIGPRPERGRHYYGHDFDDLGTYTRRTLKPEWPTHPDWEAAVNRVRDRVLEIELARGDLETPATAPALALRSIHGAALALRLLAGLGKNPLKRGYQGRNESRDVTFSHLIRVAFPLPTDTPETFRAQAAALGIPDARLLDLAMFAPQWAPLVADALDWRGLKDGVYWLHAHTRDSNWSVPQEVRDAWEAEIGERTPLSPADLTEGAVDVAWFRQTFKALGGARFSALLDAAKYASSSGGHKRAETYARAILGELKEDDLTTRITEKRNQDAVRALGLLPLARAKGKAARELEGRYRLISDFRIGARQFGAQRQASERRAADIGLLNLARSAGYADPQRLMWAMEARTAPDWTQTVTEGDLRVGIHLSPDGEASLTVTRGDRVLKALPPALKKRPDVQAIQAAAKELGATRKRMRAALEETMIRGDHLQPQELTDLAAHPVIAPMLRSLVWVLNETHLGWWTGDTLDTPGGPHPIGDHALRLAHPHDLFGSGHWPAFQAQVMDRQLTQPFKQVFREYYPLTAPERDARRVTRYADQHVQPGKAAALLKTRGWITVPEEGVRKTWHAEGINVWLDTSVGYGTPNEVEGTPVNAAYFIRRDATEPMLLSEVPPRLLSETLRDLDLIVSVAHVGGVDPEATQSTTEMRAALLRETLRLLKLGNVRIQNDHALIEGHHARYTLHLGSGTVHRQPGGYLCIIPVHNGHQGRIFLPFADPDPRTAEVISKALLLAQDREIQDPTILEQLR, from the coding sequence ATGGATATTCAGGACCACCTGCGGACCTTCCAGCAGCCCTGGACACCCGGCTTCGACGCGCGCGTGGCAGCCCTGCCCGCGCCGTGGCCCACCCTGATCGGGGCGCACGTGAAGGGCGGCCGCGACCACCAGGAACGCCAGCGCCTTCAGGACGAACTGACGGACGCCCTGCACGCCAGCACCCCGGCCGAACGCGACGCCCTGGCCGCCGCGTTCTTCCCGCAGTTTCCCGCCTTGGCCGCCCGCACGCTGGATGCCCTGCTGACCCGCCACCCGTACCCGCTGGGCTACGCCCGCCGCGCCTTCCGCGCCCCCGGACACCGGCTGGCCGCCGCGCACGCCACCCACTGGCTGTGGCAGGCGTGGCACACCACCCGCGACTACCCGCAGCCCGCCTCGTGGTTCGCGGTGCACGCGGGCCTGCTGAACCCCTGGGAATCCCAGGGTCTGGGCCTGCTGCTCGGGCAGGCGATCAGCGACGGGGACGAGGAGGTCTACCAGATCCTGCGCGACACGGCGGGCACGCAGCACCCGGTCGCCCGCATGGGCCGCCACGTGCCGCTGGCCCTGCTGAGCAGCACCAGAGGGGACGCCTGGACGCTCGCCGAGGGCCTGCTGCTCGCCGCGCAGCGGCAGGAGGGCCTGCGGCAGGTGATCCTCGAAACGGTGGACGAGGCCAGCGTGGACGCCTTCACCCGCACGCTGCGCCTGATCCTGGGGGAGGACCTGCTGCGCTTCGCCGCCACCCTGCGCGCCGCGTGCGTGTGGTTTGGCCTGAACTACGACGTGACCGACCTGAAGGTCGTCCGGGCGCACCTCACCCGCGCGCTGACCTTCCTGGACGACCCGCAGGCCGCGCGGGAGGCCGTGCAGGGCGGCGAGGGGGTGGACGCGTACCTCGCGCTGTTCACGCTGGGCATGCGAGACGCCGTGCAGGCCGCCGAACTGGCCCGCACGGTCCTGACGGACACTGACCCGGCCCGCCGCATGGCCGCCGCGCAGTTCCTGACGGCCGCCGAGCTGCTGACCGACGACGACCGCCGCGCCCTGCTGACCGACGCCGACCTGCGCGTGGCCGCGCTGGCGGGCAATGCCGTGAACCGCTGGGGCATCGGCTCGTTCCCGTACACCTTCGAGCAGTTCGAGGCGTACGCCCTGCGCCTCCCGGACAGCGCCCGGCACGACCCGCTGCTGTTCCCCTGGCTGGGCCACGTGCCCGCCCGCGCCGACGCACTCGACGCCCTGCCCGCCCTGCTGGACTGGCGAACCCTGACGCGCATGCAGCCGCACCTCCAGCACCTCAGCAGCTCCGGGAAGACCTACCTGCTTGGACGCCTGAAGAGTGCCGTGACCGCCCCGGACGAGCCGGTCAGTCCGCAGGTCCGCGCCCTGATCGTGCAACTGCTTCAGGACCGCAACAGCAGCGTGTCGCAGACCGCTGTGGAGGTCCTGACCCTCGGCCAGCTGAACCCCGACCCCACCGAGGTCGAGGTGGTGCACGGCCTGCTCAGGCGCAAGAGTGCCGACCTGCGCCGCGGCCTGATCCGCCTGCTCGCGGGCGACCCCGCGCAGGCGCAGCGCAGCGCCGCCGCCCTGCTGAGCGGCCCCAACACCGATCAGCGGCAGGCGGGCCTGCAGCTCCTGATCGAGACCGGGGGCACCCCGCCCGCCGATTTCAACGCGAAGAACGTCACCGAGGCGACCCTGCTGGCCCGCCTGACCGAACCGGACACGCAGCTGACCCTGGCCGATGGCCTGGGCCTGTTCGACCCCACGCGCCTGACCCGGCCGCAGGCCCCGCAGCCCCGCGAACGCGACTACCCCGCGGACGTGACGCGCGGCGCGGCCCTGCTGCGCGACCTGGACGCCCTGCTCGTCGCCCACCGCGAGACCCCGCTGACCGGCCCCGGCTGGGACGGCCAGGAGACGCAACTGCTCGGCAACGTGCGCCCCTGGCAACTCCGCCCGGGCAGGGACGGACAGCCCATGCCGCTGTGGGACCTCTGGACCGGCTGGTGGCAGGGCCGCCCGGACGCGCAGGACGGTGACCTGACCCGGCTGCACTGGGCGCTCAGCCACTTCGTGAACCGCACCGCGACCACCGACACGGAACTTCAGGACGAACTGGACGGCAACGGCGCGCAGACCGCCGCGTCCGACGCCGCCGCGCTGGACGACGCCGTTCTGGACCTGCTGGGCCTCGATCAGGACGGCCTGGAAGACCTACTCGCGGACGCCGACGAGGACGACCTCGCCGAGCATCAGGCCGCCCGCACCGCCGCCGAGACGCGGCAGGACCTGCTGCGCCGCACCCTGCACCGCACGCTGGGACCGCTGGTCACCCTGCGGCTGGAACACCCGGACCTGGCGCGCGTGATCGTGGACGCCCTGTACGGGGCGCACGCCACGCCCCTGGACACCGACCTCGCCCTGGACGCCTGGGAGACCGCGCTTGTCTACCTGCCGCGGGACGTGCAGATGCAGACCGACCCGCTGCGCTCTTGGTGGCAGGAGGACCCCCGCGACCTGCTGAACCCGATCACGCCGCGCGGTGACTGGCGCACCTGGACGCCGGACCAGCAGCGGCGCTTCTGGGCGCTGCACCTGCACCGGGGCGCGGGCTACCCGAACCTGCCCCGCCAGCGCGTGAACACCGCGCTGCTGCTGCACGCCCACGCGCAGGGCTGGGCCACCACCGACGACCTGCTGGACACGCTGATCGGCCCGCGCCCGGAACGCGGCCGGCACTACTACGGGCACGATTTCGACGACCTGGGCACCTACACCCGCCGCACCCTGAAACCCGAGTGGCCCACCCACCCCGACTGGGAGGCCGCCGTGAACCGCGTCCGCGACCGTGTGCTGGAGATCGAACTGGCCCGCGGTGACCTGGAAACGCCCGCCACCGCACCCGCCCTGGCGCTGCGCAGCATCCACGGCGCGGCCCTGGCCCTGCGGCTGCTGGCGGGCCTGGGGAAGAATCCCCTCAAGCGTGGCTACCAGGGCCGCAACGAGAGCCGTGACGTGACCTTCAGCCACCTGATCCGCGTGGCGTTCCCCCTCCCCACCGACACGCCCGAGACCTTCCGCGCGCAGGCTGCCGCGCTGGGCATTCCGGACGCGCGCCTGCTGGACCTCGCCATGTTCGCCCCGCAGTGGGCGCCCCTGGTCGCGGATGCGCTGGACTGGCGCGGCCTGAAGGACGGCGTGTACTGGCTGCACGCCCACACCCGCGACAGCAACTGGAGCGTCCCGCAGGAGGTCCGTGACGCCTGGGAGGCCGAGATCGGCGAGCGTACCCCCCTGAGCCCCGCCGACCTGACCGAGGGCGCCGTGGACGTCGCGTGGTTCCGCCAGACCTTCAAGGCACTCGGCGGGGCGAGGTTCAGCGCGCTGCTGGACGCCGCCAAGTACGCCAGCAGCAGCGGCGGACACAAACGCGCCGAGACGTACGCCCGCGCCATCCTGGGCGAACTGAAGGAAGACGACCTGACCACCCGCATCACCGAGAAACGCAATCAGGACGCCGTGCGCGCCCTGGGCCTGCTGCCCCTCGCCCGCGCGAAGGGGAAGGCCGCGCGGGAACTGGAAGGCCGGTACCGCCTGATCAGCGACTTCCGCATCGGCGCGCGGCAGTTCGGCGCGCAGCGGCAGGCCAGTGAACGCCGCGCGGCGGACATCGGTCTGCTCAACCTCGCCCGCAGCGCCGGGTACGCCGACCCGCAGCGCCTGATGTGGGCCATGGAGGCCCGCACCGCCCCCGACTGGACGCAGACCGTGACGGAGGGTGACCTCCGCGTGGGCATTCACCTCAGCCCGGACGGCGAGGCCAGCCTGACCGTCACGCGCGGCGACCGGGTCCTCAAGGCCCTGCCGCCCGCCCTGAAGAAACGCCCGGACGTGCAGGCCATCCAGGCCGCCGCGAAGGAACTGGGCGCCACGAGAAAGCGCATGCGCGCCGCGCTGGAGGAGACCATGATCCGCGGCGACCACCTCCAGCCGCAGGAACTCACGGACCTCGCCGCGCACCCCGTCATCGCCCCCATGCTGCGCAGCCTCGTGTGGGTGCTGAACGAGACGCACCTCGGCTGGTGGACCGGCGACACCCTCGACACGCCCGGCGGGCCGCACCCCATAGGCGACCACGCGCTGCGCCTCGCGCACCCGCACGACCTGTTTGGCAGCGGCCACTGGCCCGCCTTCCAGGCGCAGGTCATGGACCGCCAGCTCACGCAGCCCTTCAAGCAGGTGTTCCGCGAGTACTACCCCCTCACTGCGCCTGAGCGGGACGCCCGGCGCGTCACCCGTTACGCCGACCAGCACGTCCAGCCCGGCAAGGCCGCCGCCCTCCTGAAAACGCGCGGCTGGATCACCGTCCCCGAGGAAGGCGTCCGCAAGACCTGGCACGCCGAGGGCATCAACGTCTGGCTCGACACCAGCGTCGGTTACGGCACACCCAACGAGGTCGAGGGGACCCCGGTCAACGCCGCGTACTTCATCCGCCGCGACGCCACCGAACCTATGCTCCTGAGCGAGGTCCCTCCCCGCCTCCTGAGCGAGACGCTGCGCGACCTCGACCTGATCGTCTCCGTCGCCCACGTCGGCGGCGTCGACCCCGAAGCCACCCAGAGCACCACCGAGATGCGCGCCGCCCTGCTGCGCGAAACCCTGCGCCTGCTGAAACTGGGCAACGTCCGCATCCAGAACGATCACGCCCTCATTGAGGGCCACCACGCCCGCTACACCCTGCACCTCGGCAGCGGCACCGTCCACCGCCAGCCCGGCGGGTACCTGTGCATCATCCCCGTCCACAACGGGCATCAGGGCCGGATTTTCCTGCCCTTCGCCGACCCCGACCCCCGCACCGCCGAAGTGATCAGCAAGGCCCTTCTGCTCGCCCAGGACCGCGAGATTCAGGACCCCACCATCCTCGAACAGCTCAGGTAA
- a CDS encoding alpha/beta hydrolase family esterase: MRPARTPARHLTGLLLPALLAACTQPAAPTQPTTRTTTQSPADPNLHAQATGSWVSGTYSSAYGARFYRLWVPAGYAGTPRPLMVMLHGCLQDGYDFAAGTRMNTLADTRGFLVLYPEQGTLYNSADCWNWYLPGNQYRGAGEPAVIAGMIGWVKSTYAVDSARVAVAGLSAGAAMANIMGCTYPDLIRGVASVAGVMYQGATTAAGGVNAMSYGSVYDPNGRGATCAAEMGKSRHAMPTLVFQGSADPTVNPVNATQTLTQWAQANDLADGTDNNDPDDTPDATVSGTACRAYTRFDYRTAGGTTRLQRYSVTGMGHAWPGGSSAGTYTDPCAPDASTLILNFFGF, from the coding sequence ATGCGCCCAGCCCGCACCCCCGCCCGCCACCTGACCGGCCTGCTGCTCCCGGCTCTGCTCGCCGCCTGCACGCAGCCCGCCGCGCCCACCCAGCCCACCACCCGAACCACCACACAGTCCCCCGCTGACCCCAACCTGCACGCGCAGGCGACCGGCAGCTGGGTCAGCGGCACGTACAGCAGCGCGTACGGCGCGCGCTTCTACCGCCTGTGGGTGCCCGCCGGGTACGCAGGCACGCCCCGCCCCCTGATGGTCATGCTGCACGGCTGCCTGCAGGACGGCTACGACTTCGCCGCCGGGACCCGCATGAACACCCTGGCCGACACGCGCGGCTTCCTCGTGCTGTACCCCGAACAGGGCACGCTGTACAACAGCGCCGACTGCTGGAACTGGTACCTGCCCGGCAACCAGTACCGCGGCGCGGGCGAACCCGCCGTCATCGCCGGGATGATCGGCTGGGTGAAGAGCACCTACGCCGTGGACAGCGCCCGCGTGGCCGTCGCGGGCCTGTCCGCCGGGGCCGCCATGGCGAACATCATGGGCTGCACCTACCCCGACCTGATCCGCGGCGTCGCCAGCGTGGCGGGCGTCATGTACCAGGGGGCCACCACCGCTGCGGGCGGCGTGAACGCCATGTCGTACGGCAGCGTCTACGACCCCAACGGGCGCGGCGCCACCTGCGCGGCCGAGATGGGAAAGAGCCGCCACGCCATGCCCACCCTGGTCTTCCAGGGCAGCGCCGACCCCACCGTGAACCCCGTGAACGCCACGCAGACCCTCACCCAGTGGGCGCAGGCGAACGACCTCGCCGACGGCACCGACAACAACGATCCGGACGACACGCCCGACGCCACCGTGAGCGGCACCGCCTGCCGCGCCTACACCCGCTTCGACTACCGCACGGCGGGCGGCACCACGCGGCTCCAGCGCTACTCGGTCACGGGGATGGGGCACGCGTGGCCCGGCGGGAGCAGCGCCGGGACGTACACCGACCCCTGCGCGCCCGACGCCAGCACCCTCATCCTGAACTTCTTCGGCTTCTGA
- a CDS encoding carbohydrate kinase family protein produces the protein MTSPLLVCGHANVETVLRLDAPALDPAGSVIPDGLSLNVSGVGVNLVRGLRALGSPVRLLTLLGDDVAGRAVRAELRGCDLRVVPVRATAQTLAVTRADGTHVFHWDPKALPDAPAPIEAFRAALPGCRAALMTNIGWTRDLLPLARAAGVPVLTDVQELRAPDHAYDQPYLRAADVLLFSAARLDDPAAALRAVGARARADVIVAGLGAGGALLWTRETGEVRHQPAFPARVRHAGGAGDALAAAFAHFLFTRGRPPQEALRLACAAAALKLRGAGSGEGHAAEAEVYARLA, from the coding sequence ATGACCTCGCCCCTGCTGGTGTGCGGACACGCGAATGTCGAGACGGTGCTGCGTCTGGACGCTCCGGCGCTGGACCCGGCGGGGAGCGTGATCCCGGACGGGCTGAGCCTGAACGTGAGCGGCGTAGGAGTGAATCTGGTGCGGGGGCTGCGCGCACTGGGCAGCCCGGTGCGGCTGCTGACACTGCTGGGCGACGACGTGGCCGGACGCGCGGTACGCGCCGAGCTGCGCGGGTGCGACCTGCGGGTGGTGCCTGTGCGGGCCACCGCACAGACGCTGGCCGTGACCCGCGCGGACGGCACGCACGTCTTTCACTGGGATCCGAAGGCGCTACCGGACGCCCCGGCTCCGATCGAGGCCTTCCGGGCGGCGCTGCCCGGGTGCCGCGCGGCCCTGATGACGAACATCGGCTGGACACGCGACCTGCTGCCCCTGGCGCGCGCGGCGGGCGTGCCGGTCCTGACGGACGTGCAGGAGCTGCGCGCGCCGGATCACGCCTACGATCAGCCGTACCTGCGCGCCGCAGATGTGCTGCTGTTCAGCGCCGCGCGGCTGGATGATCCGGCGGCGGCCCTGCGGGCCGTGGGGGCGCGTGCCCGCGCGGACGTGATCGTGGCCGGGCTGGGCGCAGGCGGCGCGCTCCTCTGGACGCGCGAGACCGGCGAGGTGCGGCACCAGCCGGCCTTCCCTGCCCGGGTGCGGCACGCGGGTGGCGCGGGGGACGCGCTGGCGGCGGCCTTCGCGCACTTCCTGTTCACGCGTGGCCGGCCGCCACAGGAGGCGCTGCGGCTGGCGTGCGCCGCTGCCGCCCTGAAACTGCGCGGCGCGGGCAGCGGTGAGGGGCACGCGGCGGAGGCGGAAGTCTACGCGCGGCTGGCCTGA
- a CDS encoding MerR family transcriptional regulator produces the protein MTHTDPTPPDDTPRHRVGEVAARLGLTLRTLKYYEELGLVTPQRTGSRYRLYSEADVARLDRVRRMRALGLSLGTIGATFSQPLELDPDGRQVLTEGALTDLRRDLSGQLDVLSARITAAERELKDARALRRDLQRDLAYVEKRLGGVRVGDLLDGDQASRA, from the coding sequence GTGACCCATACAGACCCCACCCCCCCGGACGACACGCCCCGCCACCGCGTGGGCGAGGTCGCCGCGCGCCTGGGCCTGACCCTGCGCACCCTGAAGTACTACGAGGAACTGGGCCTCGTGACCCCGCAGCGTACGGGCAGCCGCTACCGCCTGTACAGCGAGGCGGACGTCGCGCGGCTGGACCGCGTCCGCCGCATGCGCGCTCTGGGCCTCAGCCTCGGCACCATTGGGGCCACGTTCAGCCAGCCGCTCGAACTCGACCCGGACGGCCGGCAGGTCCTCACGGAGGGCGCCCTGACCGACCTGCGCCGCGACCTCAGCGGGCAACTCGACGTTCTCAGCGCCCGCATCACCGCCGCCGAACGCGAACTGAAAGACGCCCGCGCGCTGCGCCGCGACCTCCAGCGCGACCTCGCCTACGTCGAAAAACGCCTGGGCGGCGTGCGCGTCGGGGACCTGCTGGACGGGGATCAGGCCAGCCGCGCGTAG